The Candidatus Syntrophosphaera sp. genome includes a region encoding these proteins:
- a CDS encoding DNA-3-methyladenine glycosylase I, translated as MTRELSRCPWVGSSEAMVRYHDGEWGVPIRDDRKLFEYMTLDAFQAGLSWSCVLNKRENFRLALDNFEAARIARYDEQKVQSLLADAGIIRNKLKIRATITNAQAFLEIQREFGSFDTYIWHFVGGQTIVNQWIETGQVPVSSPESDAMSRDLAKRGFKFAGTTICYAFMQGAGMVNDHLLSCFRHSQVSFPGR; from the coding sequence ATGACGAGAGAATTATCCCGATGCCCCTGGGTGGGAAGCAGCGAGGCGATGGTCCGCTATCATGACGGGGAATGGGGGGTGCCGATCCGCGATGACCGTAAGTTGTTCGAATACATGACTTTGGACGCCTTTCAGGCTGGCCTGAGCTGGTCCTGCGTCCTGAATAAGCGGGAAAACTTCCGCCTGGCCCTGGACAATTTCGAAGCTGCCCGGATCGCCCGCTACGACGAGCAAAAAGTGCAGTCCCTGCTCGCCGATGCCGGCATCATCCGCAACAAGCTCAAGATCAGGGCCACCATCACCAACGCGCAGGCCTTTCTGGAGATCCAAAGAGAATTCGGCAGCTTCGACACCTACATCTGGCATTTCGTGGGCGGGCAAACCATTGTCAATCAATGGATTGAGACGGGGCAGGTACCAGTCAGCAGCCCGGAATCCGACGCCATGAGCAGGGACCTGGCAAAACGGGGCTTCAAATTCGCCGGCACCACGATCTGCTATGCCTTCATGCAAGGCGCCGGAATGGTCAACGACCATCTGCTGAGCTGTTTCAGGCACTCGCAAGTGAGTTTCCCCGGGCGCTAA
- a CDS encoding gamma-glutamyl-gamma-aminobutyrate hydrolase family protein (Members of this family of hydrolases with an active site Cys residue belong to MEROPS family C26.), translating to MKRPVIGISMNYMQLGTYHQFHVRDKYIDAVYKYGGLPFPIPGLEDKAALLQYLERVGVLVIIGGLDYPPDLYGEEPHPKTDLAHERRVKGDYLLLETALELGKPVLGICAGMQLMNIFFGGKLIQHIDELEAHYGEKYHPVKIHGGRWLPRIFGKEEVMVNSNHHQGVDPAHIGRGLKVVATAEDGMVEALEYDASQMVLGIQWHPERIIDPEVSRPHFQFLNELAAGV from the coding sequence ATGAAGCGACCCGTGATCGGTATCAGCATGAACTACATGCAATTGGGAACCTACCACCAGTTCCATGTCCGCGACAAATACATCGACGCCGTGTACAAATATGGCGGCCTGCCCTTCCCCATTCCCGGGTTGGAGGATAAAGCCGCCCTGCTCCAGTATCTGGAGCGGGTGGGAGTGCTGGTGATCATCGGCGGGCTGGATTATCCGCCGGACCTATACGGCGAAGAACCCCATCCCAAAACGGATCTGGCCCACGAGCGCCGGGTGAAGGGGGATTATCTGCTGCTGGAAACCGCGCTGGAACTGGGCAAACCGGTACTGGGCATCTGCGCCGGGATGCAACTGATGAACATCTTTTTTGGCGGCAAACTGATCCAGCACATCGACGAACTGGAAGCCCACTACGGAGAAAAGTACCATCCCGTGAAGATCCACGGCGGACGCTGGCTCCCCCGCATCTTTGGCAAAGAAGAGGTTATGGTCAACTCCAATCACCACCAGGGCGTCGATCCAGCTCATATTGGCCGGGGCCTGAAAGTGGTGGCCACGGCGGAGGATGGGATGGTGGAAGCCCTGGAATATGACGCTTCACAGATGGTTTTGGGCATCCAGTGGCATCCGGAACGGATCATCGATCCCGAGGTCAGCCGGCCCCATTTCCAATTCCTGAACGAGCTTGCCGCTGGAGTTTAA
- the ileS gene encoding isoleucine--tRNA ligase yields the protein MYKSIDLKESPRHLEERVRTYWKQHGLAQKSIDIRSGRPQFVFYEGPPTANGKPGIHHVMARTLKDAVCRYKTMTGFQVKRKAGWDTHGLPVEIEVEKQLGLEDKKSIEEYGIEKFCQACKDSVWSYLNLWQEMTELMGYWIDLDNPYVTMHNDYIESVWHILDDFFWRGLIYKAHKIVPYCPSCGTPLSSHEVAQGYKDVEDPSVFVKFKALDAADTWYLAWTTTPWTLISNVALAVHPDQTYVKVRHQGVFMILAKARLEVLDGEYEIVGEFMGSALERRPYQPLFTFVKVEKPAWYVGLADYVSMEDGTGIVHTAPAFGQDDYALGLKYDLPFIQPVDAEGKFNHLIEPWTGIFVKTADKDIIRSLKESGNLYRREQVKHSYPHCWRCQSLLIYYARESWYIRTTDFKDQLLENNARIDWYPPFVGEKRFGEWLENNVDWALSRDRFWGTPLNIWVCSDCGHKSSIGSIRELAEQGRLKDGSPVPEDIELHRPYIDDVVLTCQQCGSTMNRTPEVIDCWFDSGSMPFAQWHYPFENSENFVPELFPADFISEGIDQTRGWFYSMLTIATLYKGVSSYKSCLVNDMIQDKNGQKMSKSKGNAVDPIQLMQDYGADAIRWYLLEVSPPWVPTRFDEDGVKEIVGKFIGTLKNVYSFYATYANIDSFDAQAYPQDWQREAEIDRWIISRLHSLVGKVRQWMKEYEFTKVVRAIQDFVIDEVSNWYVRRSRRRFWAMELTQDKVDAYRTLYQVLVNVSKLIAPFTPYLAEELYQNLEAGESVHLADFPAAEQACIDPALEAEMQVIIDLVYLGRAARNACQIKVRQPLGQMFVPARYKDTVERMFDLIQEEVNIHRISFVAEDDEFVQYELKPQFKVMGPKYGNQMKAIAAELARVRGQDVLAAFNGQSSYHLAELDIDLVPEDVAVHIKPREGLVFESMKDMFVALDTTFTPELLQEGYARELVNKIQFNRKEQGFEIMDRITLIWHGDDDIRSALSGYEDYILAETLCNEIVEAASPEGMQAFDINGREVFLRIRKVE from the coding sequence ATGTATAAAAGCATAGACCTGAAAGAAAGCCCCAGGCATCTGGAAGAGCGCGTCCGCACCTATTGGAAGCAGCACGGCCTGGCGCAGAAAAGCATCGATATCCGCTCCGGCCGTCCCCAGTTCGTTTTCTACGAAGGACCGCCCACCGCCAATGGCAAGCCCGGCATCCACCATGTCATGGCCCGCACGCTCAAGGACGCGGTCTGCCGCTATAAAACGATGACCGGTTTCCAGGTGAAACGCAAGGCGGGATGGGACACCCACGGCCTGCCCGTGGAGATCGAGGTGGAAAAACAGCTCGGCCTGGAAGACAAGAAAAGCATCGAGGAATACGGGATCGAGAAATTTTGCCAGGCCTGCAAGGATTCCGTCTGGAGCTATCTCAATCTGTGGCAGGAAATGACTGAACTGATGGGCTACTGGATCGATCTGGACAATCCCTATGTGACGATGCACAACGATTACATCGAGTCCGTCTGGCACATCCTGGACGATTTCTTTTGGCGCGGCCTGATCTACAAGGCGCACAAGATCGTGCCCTATTGCCCAAGCTGCGGGACTCCGCTTTCCTCACACGAGGTGGCGCAGGGCTACAAGGATGTGGAAGACCCCTCCGTGTTCGTCAAGTTCAAGGCCCTGGACGCAGCCGACACCTGGTATCTGGCCTGGACGACCACGCCCTGGACCCTGATCTCCAATGTCGCCCTGGCCGTGCATCCGGACCAGACCTACGTAAAGGTCCGCCACCAAGGTGTTTTCATGATTCTGGCCAAGGCGCGCCTGGAAGTTTTGGACGGGGAATACGAGATAGTCGGGGAATTTATGGGCTCCGCGCTGGAACGCCGGCCCTATCAGCCGCTGTTCACCTTTGTGAAAGTGGAAAAACCCGCCTGGTACGTCGGCCTGGCGGATTACGTGAGCATGGAGGACGGCACCGGGATTGTCCACACCGCTCCGGCCTTTGGCCAGGACGACTATGCCCTGGGCCTCAAATACGACCTGCCCTTCATCCAGCCCGTGGACGCCGAGGGCAAATTCAACCACCTGATCGAACCCTGGACCGGGATCTTCGTCAAAACTGCCGACAAGGACATCATCCGCAGCCTCAAGGAAAGCGGAAACCTCTACCGGCGCGAGCAGGTGAAGCACAGCTATCCGCATTGCTGGCGCTGCCAGAGCCTGTTGATCTATTACGCCCGGGAAAGCTGGTATATCCGCACCACGGATTTCAAGGACCAACTGCTTGAAAACAACGCCAGGATCGATTGGTATCCGCCATTCGTGGGAGAAAAGCGCTTCGGCGAATGGCTGGAAAACAACGTGGATTGGGCCCTTTCGCGTGACCGCTTTTGGGGCACGCCGCTCAACATCTGGGTCTGCTCGGATTGTGGGCACAAGAGCTCGATCGGCTCAATCCGGGAACTGGCAGAGCAAGGCAGATTGAAAGACGGCTCTCCCGTTCCGGAGGACATCGAACTGCACCGTCCCTACATAGATGATGTTGTATTGACATGCCAACAGTGCGGATCTACCATGAACCGCACCCCGGAGGTGATCGATTGCTGGTTCGACAGCGGTTCGATGCCTTTCGCGCAATGGCATTATCCCTTCGAGAACTCCGAAAACTTTGTGCCGGAGCTGTTTCCGGCGGATTTCATCTCCGAGGGGATCGACCAGACGCGGGGCTGGTTCTATTCCATGCTCACGATCGCCACGCTTTACAAGGGCGTTTCCAGCTATAAAAGCTGCCTCGTGAACGACATGATCCAGGACAAGAACGGCCAGAAGATGAGCAAATCCAAAGGCAACGCGGTCGATCCGATCCAATTGATGCAGGATTACGGGGCCGACGCCATCCGCTGGTATCTCTTGGAGGTTTCGCCGCCCTGGGTGCCAACCCGCTTCGATGAAGACGGGGTGAAAGAGATCGTCGGAAAGTTCATCGGCACCCTGAAAAACGTCTATTCCTTTTACGCCACCTATGCCAATATCGATTCCTTCGACGCGCAAGCCTATCCCCAGGACTGGCAGCGCGAGGCTGAGATCGACCGCTGGATCATCTCCCGGCTGCATTCGCTGGTTGGGAAAGTGCGGCAGTGGATGAAAGAATATGAATTCACCAAAGTTGTGCGCGCCATACAGGATTTCGTGATCGACGAGGTCTCAAACTGGTATGTGCGCCGCAGCCGCAGAAGATTTTGGGCGATGGAACTCACTCAGGACAAGGTGGATGCCTATCGCACCCTGTATCAGGTTCTGGTGAACGTGTCCAAACTTATAGCACCCTTCACGCCATACCTGGCGGAGGAGCTTTATCAGAATCTGGAAGCCGGCGAAAGCGTCCACCTGGCAGATTTTCCCGCAGCGGAGCAGGCTTGCATCGATCCCGCCCTGGAAGCAGAAATGCAGGTTATCATCGATCTGGTCTATCTGGGCCGCGCGGCCCGCAACGCCTGCCAGATAAAGGTACGCCAACCTCTGGGGCAGATGTTCGTTCCGGCCAGGTATAAAGATACCGTGGAACGCATGTTCGACCTGATCCAGGAGGAAGTGAACATCCACAGGATAAGCTTTGTGGCGGAGGATGACGAATTCGTCCAGTATGAACTAAAGCCCCAGTTCAAGGTCATGGGACCCAAATACGGCAACCAGATGAAGGCCATAGCGGCTGAACTTGCCCGGGTCCGGGGCCAGGACGTCCTGGCCGCCTTCAATGGCCAGAGTTCCTATCATCTGGCCGAACTGGACATAGACTTGGTCCCGGAAGACGTGGCCGTGCACATCAAACCCAGGGAAGGCCTTGTTTTCGAAAGCATGAAGGACATGTTCGTGGCCCTGGACACAACCTTCACACCCGAACTCCTGCAGGAAGGATACGCTCGAGAATTGGTGAACAAGATCCAGTTCAACCGCAAGGAACAGGGTTTTGAGATCATGGACCGCATCACGCTGATCTGGCACGGGGACGACGATATCCGCTCCGCTCTTTCCGGTTATGAAGATTACATCCTGGCGGAAACGCTGTGCAACGAGATCGTGGAAGCGGCCAGCCCTGAAGGCATGCAAGCCTTTGATATCAACGGCAGGGAAGTGTTCCTGCGGATCCGGAAAGTGGAATGA
- a CDS encoding SUMF1/EgtB/PvdO family nonheme iron enzyme, translated as MRYCISCGKQLSPRAKFCPQCGERVEIQEQAAFEPMPAPESPEVLRDFNVNEISDPTYQLLEAGQVFNGYTVIRMLNKDPEGIKYIAAKDGKEYVLKLFFKSEFSNLDTAINLQKRLQRLNKLDTAHTARVVEVNQNHDPAFMVAEFVKGQSLAQIRANDPDRLTENFVREIARRLIQTAIAVRRQGLTLTKLTPSGIMVEESGKITVLSSGVSYEEVDEREEIFNIGVILSQLLSRNVLYKSIYNSQRLREQKFTYIAGTSMGLNKLLAECLHRNILHRYASLESLLRGLNSLQPADRDVAYIAPESNQTLAGLKEAAPPAPKAGFDWKFYGLIFLIVASLGFLFYYVLPKLNSPGPGGNSVYLPTLPEDTTRTTLADLLNGRERRTNQENEVLTTETREDPRRQTLASEEDYSVPKAPVKARVPIPDNFVHVPDGSFGFNRLKENPNHNVSQDGFYISRGEVTQAEWNQYMMPASVSFISDRVPVDNVSWMRIIRYCNARSENEGLQPAYRITGSTAASVTCDFSANGYRLPTEAEWEMAAKAGGLHAYSGSDDPDEVAWYRENSSGRIRSGGGKKANAYGLHDMTGNVAEWCWDWFDPSYPNTLSTFINPTGPASGTLKVIRGGSVRNGEGTNLGILYRDKGDPARGYQFVGFRLVRKR; from the coding sequence ATGCGCTATTGCATCAGCTGCGGCAAACAGCTCAGCCCCAGGGCTAAGTTTTGCCCCCAATGCGGGGAAAGGGTCGAAATTCAGGAACAGGCTGCTTTTGAGCCGATGCCGGCGCCGGAAAGCCCTGAGGTTTTGCGGGATTTCAACGTGAATGAGATCTCTGATCCCACCTACCAGCTCCTGGAAGCGGGTCAGGTCTTCAATGGCTACACCGTGATCCGGATGCTCAACAAGGATCCCGAGGGCATCAAATACATCGCTGCCAAAGATGGCAAAGAGTATGTCCTGAAGCTGTTCTTCAAATCAGAATTTTCCAATCTGGATACGGCCATCAACCTCCAGAAGAGGCTCCAGCGGCTGAACAAACTCGATACGGCGCACACGGCCAGGGTCGTGGAAGTGAACCAGAACCACGATCCCGCCTTCATGGTCGCCGAATTTGTCAAAGGCCAGTCCCTGGCCCAGATCAGAGCCAACGATCCCGACAGGTTGACCGAGAACTTCGTGCGCGAGATCGCCCGCAGGCTCATCCAAACTGCCATCGCGGTCCGCAGGCAGGGCCTTACCCTGACCAAACTTACCCCCAGCGGGATCATGGTCGAGGAATCCGGAAAGATAACCGTCCTTTCATCTGGAGTCAGTTATGAAGAAGTGGACGAGCGCGAGGAGATCTTCAACATTGGCGTGATCCTCTCCCAACTCCTCTCCAGGAACGTGCTTTACAAATCCATTTACAACTCGCAAAGGCTCCGGGAACAGAAATTCACCTATATCGCCGGGACCTCAATGGGCCTGAACAAACTGCTGGCTGAATGCCTGCACCGCAATATCCTGCATAGGTACGCTTCCCTGGAATCGCTGCTGCGGGGCTTGAACTCTTTGCAGCCGGCGGATAGGGATGTGGCCTACATCGCTCCGGAATCGAACCAAACCCTCGCCGGCCTCAAGGAAGCAGCCCCACCCGCGCCCAAGGCAGGCTTTGACTGGAAATTTTATGGGCTGATCTTTCTCATTGTGGCGAGCTTGGGCTTCCTTTTTTACTATGTCCTCCCAAAACTGAACAGCCCCGGGCCTGGAGGCAACAGCGTTTATTTGCCCACCCTGCCTGAAGACACGACCCGGACCACCCTGGCCGATCTGCTCAATGGACGCGAACGCAGGACAAATCAGGAAAACGAGGTCCTAACCACTGAAACCCGCGAAGACCCGAGGCGTCAAACCCTCGCCAGCGAAGAGGATTACAGCGTGCCCAAGGCCCCGGTGAAAGCCAGGGTCCCGATTCCGGACAACTTCGTGCACGTTCCGGATGGCTCTTTCGGCTTCAACCGCCTCAAAGAAAATCCCAACCACAACGTATCCCAGGACGGCTTTTACATCAGCAGGGGCGAAGTCACTCAGGCGGAATGGAACCAATACATGATGCCGGCCAGCGTCAGTTTCATTTCAGACCGGGTGCCGGTGGACAACGTGAGTTGGATGCGCATCATCCGCTATTGCAACGCCCGGAGCGAGAATGAGGGCCTGCAGCCGGCTTACAGGATCACGGGCAGCACGGCGGCTTCAGTGACCTGTGATTTTTCCGCCAACGGATACCGACTGCCCACAGAGGCGGAATGGGAAATGGCAGCCAAAGCCGGAGGGCTGCATGCTTACAGCGGTTCAGACGATCCGGATGAGGTGGCCTGGTACCGCGAAAACAGCAGCGGCAGGATCCGCAGCGGAGGAGGAAAAAAAGCCAACGCCTACGGCCTCCACGACATGACCGGAAACGTCGCCGAATGGTGCTGGGACTGGTTTGACCCCTCCTACCCCAACACCCTTTCCACCTTCATCAATCCCACCGGACCGGCCAGCGGGACCCTCAAGGTGATCCGCGGCGGAAGCGTCCGCAACGGAGAAGGCACCAATCTGGGAATCCTCTACCGCGATAAAGGCGATCCCGCCCGGGGTTACCAGTTCGTGGGATTCCGCCTGGTGCGCAAACGCTGA